In a single window of the Rhodamnia argentea isolate NSW1041297 chromosome 2, ASM2092103v1, whole genome shotgun sequence genome:
- the LOC115737284 gene encoding amino acid permease 3-like, translated as MGVNSAMKNQHPNNQVFNVSIDVPPQGGSKCFDDDGRLKRTGTVWTASAHIITAVIGSGVLSLAWATAQLGWIAGPAVMFLFAFVTYYTSTLLAACYRSGDPITGKRNYTYMDAVGANLGGFKVKLCGLVQYLNLFGVAIGYTIASSISMMAINRSNCFHKKGEKNPCHVNSNPYMIAFGIVQIIFSQIPDFDQLWWLSIVAAVMSFTYSTIGLGLGIAKVAETGKVMGSLTGISIGAVTSTQKLWRSFQALGDIAFAYSYSLILIEIQDTIRAPPSESKTMKKASLVSIAVTTLFYMLCGCMGYAAFGDMAPGNLLTGFGFYNPYWLVDIANAAIVIHLIGAYQVYCQPLFAFIEKFAIEKYPNSQFITREIEIPTPGLTPFKLNLFRLVWRTAFVMTTTVISMLLPFFNDIVGLLGALGFWPLTVYFPVEMYIKQKKIPKWSTKWVCLQILSVACLIITIAAAAGSVAGVVLDLKSYKPFSSN; from the exons ATGGGCGTGAACTCTGCCATGAAGAACCAGCACCCCAACAACCAGGTCTTCAATGTCTCCATTGATGTCCCGCCGCAAGGTGGCTCCAAATGCTTCGACGACGACGGTCGTCTCAAACGCACAG GGACGGTATGGACGGCGAGTGCTCACATAATCACAGCAGTTATTGGGTCCGGAGTCCTGTCCCTGGCTTGGGCCACTGCACAGCTCGGCTGGATTGCCGGCCCTGCCGTCATGTTCCTGTTCGCCTTCGTCACTTACTACACCTCCACTCTCCTCGCCGCCTGTTACCGCTCCGGCGACCCCATAACTGGCAAGCGCAACTACACCTACATGGATGCTGTCGGTGCCAATCTTG GTGGGTTCAAAGTCAAGCTCTGTGGGCTGGTTCAATACCTTAACCTCTTTGGGGTTGCCATTGGTTACACCATTGCATCTTCCATTAGCATGAT GGCTATCAACAGGTCAAATTGCTTCCACAAGAAAGGCGAGAAGAACCCATGCCACGTCAACAGCAATCCTTACATGATTGCATTCGGCATCGTCCAAATCATCTTCTCTCAGATCCCCGATTTCGATCAGCTGTGGTGGCTGTCCATCGTCGCTGCTGTCATGTCCTTTACCTACTCCACCATTGGACTTGGCCTTGGTATTGCCAAAGTTGCAG AGACGGGGAAAGTCATGGGAAGTCTCACCGGAATCAGCATCGGCGCCGTGACCTCCACACAGAAGCTATGGAGGAGCTTCCAGGCTCTTGGTGACATCGCCTTTGCCTATTCATACTCCCTCATCCTCATTGAAATTCAG GACACCATCCGGGCGCCTCCATCCGAATCAAAGACGATGAAGAAGGCGAGTCTAGTCAGCATAGCAGTCACAACACTTTTCTACATGCTCTGCGGGTGCATGGGCTATGCCGCCTTTGGTGACATGGCACCTGGAAACCTCCTCACCGGGTTCGGCTTTTACAACCCATACTGGCTGGTCGACATCGCCAACGCTGCAATCGTGATTCACCTCATTGGCGCGTACCAAGTGTATTGCCAACCCCTATTCGCCTTCATCGAGAAGTTTGCCATCGAGAAATACCCCAACAGCCAGTTCATCACGAGGGAGATCGAAATCCCAACCCCTGGTCTCACTCCTTTCAAGCTCAACCTCTTCCGGTTGGTCTGGAGGACGGCCTTCGTTATGACGACCACTGTGATCTCCATGCTCCTTCCGTTCTTCAACGACATTGTTGGGCTGCTCGGAGCGCTGGGTTTTTGGCCTCTCACGGTCTATTTCCCAGTCGAGATGTACATTAAGCAGAAGAAAATACCCAAGTGGAGCACCAAGTGGGTGTGCCTTCAGATTCTGAGTGTGGCTTGCCTAATCATCAccattgctgctgctgctggctCCGTCGCCGGCGTCGTCCTGGACCTCAAGTCCTACAAGCCATTCAGTTCtaattag
- the LOC115736133 gene encoding uncharacterized protein LOC115736133 has protein sequence MSKRSASGQCKDPPSTPFRLNKAEKLPREKRRRRPMEVTIRSTAKFRDHYEISLGEKISLTTTVVRDQDYKLSEPVVREWVNGVRRMCGNKKRNAQQILVGLSASHSIGYANGYLERKGSNKENSPYRLLQLCVGNHCLLFGLFTYGGPIPKVLKDFLYGGTRVVGLGIDKMADKLERDYGFLIPQRVELRKLAMEDGACEGRDLSKCDLEAVARAVLEGKVDVARPSKMSWFKDGVGCEYSDDLIKYASIEAITAQRIGTKPLGNRK, from the exons ATGAGCAAAAGATCTGCATCTGGGCAATGTAAGGATCCTCCCTCCACCCCTTTTCGCCTTAACAAGGCCGAAAAACTACCGCgagaaaagaggagaagaaggcCAATGGAGGTCACCATACGAAGCACCGCCAAGTTCAGGGATCACTACGAGATTAGCCTTGGAGAGAAGATCTCCTTGACGACAACGGTTGTGAGAGACCAAGATTACAAGCTTAGCGAACCTGTCGTTAGAGAATGGGTCAACGGCGTCCGGAGAATGTGTGGCAACAAGAAGAGAAACGCGCAGCAGATTTTGGTGGGTCTCTCGGCCAGTCACAGCATTGGCTACGCCAACGGGTACTTGGAGAGAAAAG gttcaaacaaagaaaatagcCCTTATCGGCTGCTACAGCTGTGTGTCGGCAACCATTGCCTTCTCTTCGGGCTATTCACCTATGGAGGACCCATCCCAAAGGTCCTCAAAGACTTCCTCTACGGAGGCACCAGAGTCGTGGGGCTTGGGATCGACAAAATGGCAGACAAGCTCGAGAGAGACTATGGGTTTTTGATACCACAGAGAGTGGAGCTGAGGAAATTGGCAATGGAGGATGGGGCTTGCGAGGGAAGAGATCTCAGCAAGTGCGATTTGGAAGCCGTGGCGAGAGCGGTACTAGAAGGCAAAGTGGACGTCGCCAGACCGTCGAAGATGTCATGGTTCAAGGATGGGGTCGGTTGCGAGTACTCGGACGATTTGATCAAGTATGCAAGCATCGAAGCCATTACGGCACAGAGGATCGGCACCAAGCCGTTAGGGAACAGGAAATag